One part of the Vitis riparia cultivar Riparia Gloire de Montpellier isolate 1030 chromosome 8, EGFV_Vit.rip_1.0, whole genome shotgun sequence genome encodes these proteins:
- the LOC117920827 gene encoding annexin A3-like, whose protein sequence is MELVGEVPINRFQNGYMISQTNEPGGLDPHPSDAVVVREALEQGDTNYKVLVEIFVWRKSSQILLMKQDYGARFRRQMDQDIINIEPPHPYQKILVALMASHKAHHADVSQHIAKCDARRLYEAGVGRSGGIEEAAVLEILSKRSIPQLKLTFSCYKHIYGHDYTKLLKKENSGEFEDAFKSVVKCMCSPAKYYAKTLHSSIKGSATDKGALAWMMASRAGVDVDEIVRVFRKKYGMELREAICESIPSVDLRD, encoded by the exons ATGGAATTGGTAGGGGAAGTTCCAATAAATCGGTTCCAAAACGGCTACATGATCAGCCAAACAAACGAGCCAGGGGGGCTTGATCCACACCCGAGCGACGCGGTCGTGGTTAGGGAAGCGCTCGAGCAGGGAGACACAAATTACAAGGTACTGGTGGAGATCTTTGTTTGGCGTAAATCGAGTCAAATTCTACTCATGAAACAGGATTATGGGGCCAGATTTAGAAGGCAGATGGACCAAGATATTATCAATATCGAGCCTCCTCACCCCTACCAAAAG ATACTAGTAGCATTGATGGCATCCCACAAGGCACACCATGCGGATGTTAGCCAACATATAGCCAAGTGTGATGCCAGGAGGCTGTATGAAGCAGGAGTTGGAAGATCAGGAGGCATTGAAGAAGCTGCTGTGCTGGAGATACTCAGCAAAAGGAGCATACCACAGCTAAAGCTTACATTTTCTTGctataaacatatatatggACATGATTACACCAAG TTACTCAAGAAAGAAAACTCAGGGGAATTTGAAGATGCATTCAAAAGCGTCGTAAAGTGCATGTGCAGTCCAGCTAAATACTATGCAAAG ACGTTGCACTCCAGCATAAAGGGGTCGGCCACTGATAAGGGCGCCTTGGCATGGATGATGGCGAGCAGGGCTGGAGTAGATGTGGATGAAATTGTGAGGGTGTTCAGGAAGAAATATGGGATGGAGCTGAGAGAGGCCATATGTGAGAGCATTCCATCTGTGGATCTCAGAGACTGA